In Amia ocellicauda isolate fAmiCal2 chromosome 5, fAmiCal2.hap1, whole genome shotgun sequence, a genomic segment contains:
- the LOC136749399 gene encoding bcl-2-like protein 15 → MAPRDLEQQTLLIVHFLFEEPTESNRCLMRDEGMVADSTDDSDTFDPVLIAEKLRTLGDDYNEKVIKPHMDKFVKEARTAAVDKVTEAFCSTVDSMGQVWAAESGSIRQEKYLLKATVMLGLYASKNCPNLSRPIQAAVTQFLNTRLGSWISGQGGWEEVASD, encoded by the exons ATGGCACCCCGGGATCTAGAGCAGCAAACCCTGCTGATCGTCCACTTCCTTTTCGAAGAACCGACAGAAAGTAATCGCTGTCTGATGAGAGATGAAGGCATGGTTGCTGACAGTACGGACG attCGGATACATTTGACCCTGTTCTTATTGCGGAAAAGCTGCGCACCTTAGGGGATGATTACAATGAGAAGGTGATCAAGCCCCATATGGACAAATTTGTAAAGGAAGCAAGAACTGCTGCAGTAGACAAG gtAACTGAAGCATTCTGTAGCACTGTGGATTCTATGGGTCAAGTCTGGGCAGCTGAATCAGGGTCCATCAGACAGGAGAAATATCTCCTCAAAGCCACTGTGATGCTGGGATTGTATGCTTCCAAGAACTGCCCAAATCTGTCCCGCCCAATCCAAGCTGCGGTGACTCAGTTCCTGAACACACGTTTGGGGAGCTGGATTTCTGGACAGGGTGGCTGG gaagaaGTGGCTTCTGATTAA
- the adora1b gene encoding adenosine receptor A1b, with amino-acid sequence MSGHLSPSQALYIGMEVVIAVSSVLGNVMVVWAVKINRSLRDTTFCFIVSLALADIAVGALVIPLAITISIGLQTHFYSCLLVACTVLVLTQSSILALLAIAIDRYLRVKIPTSYKTVVTQKRAGAAVVVCWMVSFIVGLTPMLGWNNLEKMKENGSLSSEDLTVTCQFENVISMEYMVYFNFFGWVLPPLLLMVLIYVEIFYMIHKQLNKKVTANHSDPSKYYGKELKLAKSLALVLFLFALSWLPLHTLNCITLFCPTCEKPILLTYVAILLTHGNSAVNPIVYAFRIKKFRRAFLKIWKQYFCCKETHQANNFQSERTDIREEQNAI; translated from the exons ATGTCTGGGCATCTCTCGCCTTCCCAAGCGCTGTACATAGGCATGGAGGTAGTGATCGCCGTGTCTTCTGTACTTGGCAATGTCATGGTAGTTTGGGCTGTGAAGATCAACCGCTCTTTGAGGGACACCACTTTCTGCTTCATCGTCTCCCTGGCCCTGGCCGATATTGCGGTCGGGGCTCTGGTCATCCCACTGGCCATCACCATCAGCATCGGACTGCAGACCCACTTCTACAGCTGCCTGCTGGTGGCGTGCACGGTGCTCGTCCTGACGCAGAGCTCCATCCTAGCGCTGCTTGCCATTGCCATTGACCGCTACCTTAGGGTCAAAATACCAACCAG CTACAAGACGGTGGTGACGCAGAAGCGGGCGGGTGCAGCGGTGGTGGTCTGCTGGATGGTGTCCTTCATCGTGGGCCTGACACCCATGCTGGGCTGGAACAACCTGGAGAAGATGAAGGAGAATGGCTCCCTCAGCTCAGAGGACCTCACGGTCACCTGCCAGTTCGAGAACGTCATCAGCATGGAGTACATGGTGTACTTCAACTTCTTCGGCTGGGTCCTCCCCCCTCTGCTGCTCATGGTCCTCATTTATGTGGAGATCTTCTACATGATCCACAAGCAGCTCAACAAGAAGGTGACGGCCAACCACTCGGACCCCAGCAAGTACTATGGCAAGGAGCTGAAGCTGGCCAAGTCTCTGGCTCTGGTCCTCTTCCTGTTTGCCCTCAGCTGGCTCCCCCTGCACACCCTCAACTGCATCACCCTCTTCTGCCCCACCTGTGAAAAGCCCATTCTCTTGACTTACGTGGCCATCCTACTGACACACGGCAACTCGGCGGTCAACCCCATAGTGTACGCCTTCCGCATCAAGAAATTCCGAAGAGCCTTTCTCAAAATCTGGAAGCAGTACTTCTGCTGCAAAGAGACGCACCAAGCCAACAACTTTCAGAGCGAGAGGACGGACATCCGTGAGGAGCAGAATGCCATCTAA